In Acidisarcina polymorpha, the DNA window GTGGAAGGGGATTCATGAAGAATCTGGGACAAACTGCATTTGACCCTGAAACCTACCTTGCCACTGCCGGACTCGGCCGCAAGATTGTGCGCTTGATGGAAGGCCAAGTCTTTTTTTCGCAGGGAAGTCGCTGCGATTCGATCTTTTACCTTCAGATGGGCCGCGCCAAGCTCACGGTTGTTTCATCAGCCGGAAAAGAAGCCACGATCACCGTTTTTACGGGTGGCGACTTCATCGGTGACGCGTGCATTGCGGCGGTTGCCGGGCCGCATCTGGCGACAGCGACAGCTGTCACCGCGTGTATCGCACTCGAGGTGGAAAGAGAGGAAATGATCCGCGTTCTGCATGAGCAAAGTGCCTTTTCGGATTTGTTCATCGCCGCTCTGCTGATCCGCAGTATGCGAACCCAAGCCGACCTTATTGACCAACTTTTTAATTCCAGTGAAAAGCGTCTGGCAAGAGTTCTGTTGTTAATGGCCGAGTTCGGGAAGCCGGGAGAAGTCGTCGACGAGAAAACACTCATTCCGCCGATTACGCAGCAAGCTCTGGCCGAAATGGTCGGGACGACCCGGTCGCGTGTCAGTCTTTTCATGAATCGCTTCCGCAAACTGGGGTATATCGAATACAAGGAGCGCATTTACGTCCACAAGGCTTTGCTCAACGTGATTTTGCACGACCAGATATCGGGAGCAAACTTTCAGAACGCCTCTTTGCTGGACAAAGGCCGGGATGAATCCGAGGCGGCAAGACACCGGGCAAAGTCCCTTCGCGCCATTCAGCATCCATAGAGGGTGTTTGAAACGTGTTTTGTCAGGAGGAGCCGCCGGTTGAGCATACGGCGAATAGCAGCGATATCGATGAGCGTCTCTCCGACGTTGCACCCTTCGCGGTTCTTAGAGGAGCTTAGTCGGGTATTGTTATCGCTGAGCGGAATTACTTATCTGTTGGAAAGGCTCGCACACCAGATAGGGTGAGCGTACAGCCGCGGGCGTGATCCAGCTACCTCGGGAAGTCTTAGACTGTGCTGTGAGGATTTTCTGCCCATGATCCACATGGCCAATTACTATTGGTACTTCGTCGGCGCGGAAACACAGAACTGTCTGTGTTGAGTGAAATGAGATCCCGTCCTTTAAGCGCTGTCTTCCGTACATTGTGGGGGTTTGGTTTGTGTGAAAAACCAGCTTACTTATCATGTACACCTTACATATTGGGTTCCCATACTCGCCTTCATTCTTTAATAGGAGATCTCCGACCTTCAAGCGAAATTCAGCAGACTGTGCGGCGTGGAGCTCCTCCATCTTTAATTTGAGCTGCGCCTTTATGAGCCCTACTTCCTGTCTCATGTCGTCAATTTTGCACACGGCGGACTCCTTAATCTGAGAGTAGGCAGGCCGGCGCGGCGAGGCGTACGAGATATCTCGCACATCAGAGTGGCCGACTCCGACATCGTCAAGCGTCGCCCACCTACCTACCCGGCGAAGGTATCATGTGGCTTATGGCGCTTGTATGTTCAATACTGAACATGACGTCCGATTCTTTCCGGCCTTCTCAAGAACCGCAAGCAATCTCCAGCTGCTCATGAACAGCAAACCATTAGGGAATGGCACGATGTAAAGATGCATGTCTGGCGACAGGAGAAGGGTTTGGTCTGCTCTAGGTTTGCATAGCCTGCCAGTAGAGGTGATCGTTTTCTTTCGCTTCAAGTTCTTGCTCAGTCGGCATAGAGGCAACTGTCGAAAAGCAGAAGAGGCAGATCGAATCGGCCATTCCGTTTTCGTTCAAGCTGGGGGCAAAACTCTTATGGCGTTCGAGCAGGACCGGGCATGGTTCCCTCCGTTCTTCACCCATACATTTTCTCGGACGAGGATGTGCTTGAAGAGTAGATCTGGGATTGTCCGCGCCGTCTGGGCATTTCTGACCACGACCCTTCGTCCGTGGCTCCTTGCCCTGCGTCCTGCGGTCCGCCGCCCAATCCCGTCCTTTCCGGGTCCGTGACAATCTTGCGAACCGACACACTTGGTGCCGCTGATGTTTCAACAATCGACAATCAGGGCATCTTGAACAGCATTAGCTCGAATCGTGCGTTATATTAAGTGACGATCGAAAGCCAACTTGTGCGCTTTGTCGTATGTAGGAGTGTTTGAATTGCACAATCATTGCATAGAACTACAAGTTTCCATCGCCAAGGGGGGTGCCTATGCGAGCTTCAAAGATATCGGCGTCAGGGATCAGTAGTGAGGTGGTACCTCACTTGGACAAATTAATTGACATTTATGGTCGAATGCTTCATTTCATTGCCGCACCTAACCGACTGTTACCATTGATCGAGGAGGCGGATGCCACCGTAAGAGCTACGCTGAGTTTGTTGGTGTACAGAATCAGGCCAAAGCATGGCTATCTTCTGAAGTATCAACGATCATTCGCACACCTACCCGTGGTCGGCCCGCAGAGCAGGGCTAACGAAGATCTACCTTGCACCTCCAGACATGCGGATTTAAGAGCCCCGGCAATCACACGGCCTTCATCCTGTTCTGAGGTTGTCTCTCTTGCCCACCCATCTGCAATGAGTGAGCTAACAAAATAACTGAGGGCTAGTGACGAACGAAGTTCATGAGATCTGCTTCGGTTGGAAGAAGGGACCTATGGAGCCGGACCATCTTAGATCCGACTGTCGCTTTCAGAATTCTCATCTCTTACTTCGGGTCGTCGATTCCTGTGTTTCTCGGTTGCACGTTAAGTGCAGCAAATTCCTCCGCGACACTGCCACTCGTACCAAAGCTTGGTATGTTGCCGAAACTGTTCCATTCAACAGCGTTTCGCGGCGCTCCATCGCTTCTTCCGTTGCCTGAAGATGCGGGAACCTTACGTTCACTCAGATCTTCCAACTGCTGCACCCAATATAGATCAATCTCTTCAAGAAATGCATTCCCTGAGTGGCCTCTTGGCTATTCACTTGGCGATCGCTATAGCAGCGAGGAAGAAGGATGTATCACCCGGAGGCACTGGCGGTTTGAATTGGCATAAGTACACTCCTTGGCCGGTGAATATATCCACCTTACCGTTGATCGCGTCAGTCACGTAAATATTGTCCCGGTCGTCCAGCGTAAACCCAAAAGAACTTCTTAGCAATTGACCATTGATCACGCCGAATTTAATTTGCCTTTGATAATTGCCATCGGCATCCAATACCTGGATCCGGTTGCCATCGTAATCGAGGATATAAAGATCGCCACCTGAATCGACGGCAAATCCCCTTGGAATGTCGTTAAACTCCCCATTTCCGGAGCCTGCACGGAGAAAGAAACCCGAAAGATACTTCCCTGTGTTGTCGTACTTGGTAACTGAGGACTCTCCCAAAAGATAGACATTATCGTTCGAGTCTATGGTGATGTATTCTGGGACATTCTCAATGCCAACCACCGGGCAATTGGATATTTCCTCCGACGCGTTAAACGTCGTGCAGATAACATTTAAAAAGGTTCCTGAGGCGTTGAACTCCTGTACGCCTAGGACCGGATTCGTGGCCCACACATTTCCGCGACTATCCGTTGAGACCGCGCCACTCAACAAATAGAGATATCCGTACCCAAGTTGACCAAAATCAGCAGCAGGGCACAGGCCGATCTGCCCAATGTAATTACCCTTGCCGTCAAACCTATCTATCTGACATGCGGGTCCATTGGCTTTTGTGTATACTCCGGTCGCATCGACAGCTATATTTCCTAACCGGTGGTCGGTAAAGTCGTCATGAGTGAACTGACCCTTGTAGACACCGTACTCGTCGAATATTTCCACCAGCTCGTTCCCGTCGAAAACATATATGTCGCCCTTGACAGGATTGGAATAAGTGACGGCAGGCCCTGCGGCGCCATGGAGGCTTATCGTCGATCGTGGTCCTTTGTCCGGAATCAGGGTCAGAATGTCGTCATGTTCGCCAACCGCAGCCGGATCAAACTCAATCTGCAGAATGCAGCTATAGGGTGCCGATACGCCTGAGAAGCAGGTACTCTCCGGGTCGCTCACCACCTTATAACTCGGCCCGTTGATGCTTGTTTTGAGGACGGTGTATGAATGCCCTACGTTAGTGATCGTCACCGGGAGGATGGTTTTCGTGCCATAAGGAATAGTCCCAAATTGCAGCGGAACGTTCTCCTCGTCGCCGACCCCGGTCGCTATGCCCCTGAGCTTGACGGTTGAGGGTGCCGCGCCATGGCTTGGCGTAAGTGTCAGAATGTCGTCGTGTATCCCCAGGGTCGCAGGAGTGAATTCCACGGGAAGAACGCAACTCTGACCGGCGGTGATGCCTGCCAAGCAGGTATTCGCGTTCGTCTTGAGCACTTTGTAGCTGGGACCGTTCACTGAAGTGCCGATCGTGACATTACCCGTAACGCCCACATTGGTGATCGTCAGCGGAAGCACCGCTGTCTGGCCAAACGCAATCGACCCGAACTGAAGTGCAGTCTGCGCCCCGGCGCTGACGGTGCCGGCAAACCCTTGTAGGCTGGCAGACAAAGTCAACCCGCCTAACAATGCTGGACGCAACTTGCGAAAAACGGAGACCGCCAAAAACCACAAAGATTGTTTCATGTCGAGAATCTTTCTATCCGCGAGTAGGTAGCATGATGGCACAGTTAGCCGCAAATATGTCAAAATCGTTGAGCAATTCTTTGACGTTGGGAGAGCCGGTGACATTCGTGGCTACGTTCACTGCGGCTCCGGTCCAACTTCGACGGGGGTCGGTGACCTTCAAGAATGGGGCTGCCTCGGTAGGAACCGCTCCGCTGGTGAAGAGAGTGGCGACCTTCTCGCTGAGCGGGCTTAGCCTTTACGGACATAGCATCACCGCCTAACGAATACTGCAAGCGCGGTGGGATTCACTCAGGAGGTGACGGAGTAGCGCTTACGTCCTCTTGGGATTTTCGTTCTCGATTGCAAAAGCTGACGATGGTGCGAGCGCATGAGACTACGACAACTAGCTCTGCAACACGACGCCACATATCTCTAAGTGACAGGCCATGTACATTAAGGGTGGTTGGGGCAGTGTTCGAGCACCGCCCCATTTGGCCAATTGCTGACTACGCGTAGGTTGGCGTGACCTCCTGTGATGTCGCGTCGTCTTCCGGGTCTTCGGCCTTGGCTACGCGGTCAATCTGCGAAGCATAGACCTCGTACCGAATGAGCCTGAGGGTTTCGCCGCCAATGGTTTTCTCCCATTTGCTGGTTCGCAGCTCGCCTTCGAGATACACGCGATCGCCCTTCTTGAGCTTGGCCGCAAACCTTGAGAGTTTGTTGAAGACGACGATGTTGTGCCACTCCGTGCGGCTTTGGCGTTGGCCCGCCTTGTCGATCCAGCGGGCAGTGGTGGCAATACTGAAGGTGATGGGAGCGTCGGGGTTCTTGTCTTTGGCGGCATCAGCGCCGAGATAACCCATCAGAACTACACGGTTAAGATCGCTAATCATGGTTGTTCATTCTCCTGACTTGGTGTGGCTTACATTTTGTTGGCAGTCGAGACTGCGGTTTACTTGGCGCGTTGAGCACTGAGGTTGTGATCCTCAGCGAGGATCATTCCCGGAACCCGTGTTGCATGGCCCACGGATTTGAGTCCGGTCGGTTGCTGTTGCTTTTTGCGTGTCGTGGAACACGGCATGTGCAGACATGCCGAACGCCACCTGGCGAAGGCGGGGGTAGCAAACGGAAAGGTCTTCGAGCGCAGCTTTTTGGGGGGACCGCGCCTGCGCACGTTGCAGGCGTGGGGGAGCCAAAACCCGTAGGGCGAATTGGCCTTGAAGAGCGCGAGGGGCTGGCCCATTAGGGGCTTGTCTACCGAATACGGCGCGGGTCACGCGCCATGATTAAATGTTCTTTACCTCTTGGAACTACAAGTGAGGGTTTGGCAACGACTTTGAAGCAAATGCGAAGTCAGGAGGTCTCGCGGCGCCGTTAGCAAGATTGATTGAGCTAGGCTTCGCAGAAGCCGTTGGCAATGGCGTGGTGAGAGGGAGTCAGATGCTCTTTCTGAAACGGCCAGCGGGAGCACGAAGATGACACAATTACAAACGACCCAGATCGTCTCGCATCCGAAGCTCTCATCATGGCTTTGAGTTCTGCCCGCGCCCAAAGGCACCCATGCAGGGCCTTTCTATTCCGTCCGCAACGCCTGCATGGGATCGATAGAAGCCGCGCGCCGTGCAGGCACAAACGCCGCTATAAGTCCGCACACTACCAGCAACACTGAAACCGTCACGACAGTGAATGGATCGTGCTGGCCCACGCCAAACAGAAATGACTTGAGCAGCCGCGTTGCTATCCATGTGCACGCAAGTCCAAGGCCCACTCCCAAAACGACCATCACCGAAGCGTTTCTCAGGATGAGCAGCATCACATCGCGCCGCGCCGCTCCCAGTGCCATGCGTATACCCACCTCGCGCGTGCGCCGATTCACTGAGAACCTCATTAACCCCGACAATCCCACCAGCGCCATGATCAACGCAATCCCTGCAAACACCGTCAGCAGCGAGGTCTGAAAACGCCGCCGGGCGGTGGCGATCGACACCATATCTCCCATCGTGAGAACATTTGTCGCCGCAATCTTCGGGTCGATCGATCTTAGCGTCACCCGGATCTCATTCGCGACGGTCGCGGGCGGAAGAGTCGATCGCACGGCCACGCTCGCATCCCCCGCATCGTAGCTCGCGTGGTACATCTGCCGCTGTGGCTCCTCTTCAAGGCTGGTGTGGCGCACATCGGTGACAACTCCCACGACGGTCCACCAGCGCGCCCGCTTCGGATCGCCGGTGATGCGGCCTCCAATCGGGTTACGGTTCGGGAAAAACGTCTCCGCAAATTTCTGATTGATGATCACTGGCCGATTGGCCGTGGCGGAGGCGTCAGCATCCGTAAAGTATCGCCCGGCAACCAGAGGAATGTTCATCGCCGCAAAGTAATGCGGCGTAACATCGCGGCCTTCCGTCTGCTGATGATCCTTGTTGTCGAACCCGTCTACGTAGATGAAATCAAGGCTCTCCGAATTGGTCAGCGGCAGGTAATTCACTGATCCCGCCGCCTGCACACCAGGCAATGCCTCAAGCTTCGCCATCAGGTCCTTGTAAAACGCGACATGCTGCTCGGGCTTGCTGTAACGCTGGTCCAGACTCACATGGAACGTCACCGCAGACCGAGTAAACCCTGTGTCCACTGACTCCACATTGATATAGCTGCGGATCAGCAGCCCTGCTCCCGCCAGCAGCACCACAACCATTGCCGTCTGCGCAACAATCAACGCGCTCTGCAACCGGCTGTGCCCGGCGGAGCTTGCGCGTACGGCGTGCGATTTCAGAAACTCCGTCAATTCCATCCGCGAAGTGCCGATCGCAGGCATCAGTCCCGCCACCAAGCTCGTCAAAAGCGACCCACCGATGGCAACCAGAAATACCCGTGTATCGAGAGACGCTTCATTCAGCCGAGGAATATTTCCGGGATCGAGCTTCGGCAGCAACCGAAGAAAGAGCACCGCCAGCACAATGCCCACTGCACATCCGCCAACACCAACCAGCATCGATTCGGTCAACAACTGCCGGACCATGCGGCCGCGCCCGGCGCCCAGGGCGGCGCGTACACCCAGTTCGCGGCCTCTTTCGGCGGCGCGCGCCAGCAGGAGGTTGGCCACATTGCCACAGGCAATCAGCAACACCAGGCCAACTGCAGCCAGCAGCAATCGCATCAGCGGACGCACGGGCCCAATGGAGATCCCAGTGAAACTCTCGACCAGCGCACCCCATTCGCGTGTGAGACCAGCGTCAGCATCTCTGGGATCAGCCTCGTATTCTTTATCAAGCCGGGCCATAATGCCGGCCATCTCCGCCTGCGCCTGATGAATGGACACACCGGAACGGAGCCGCGCAAACGAAACATTGTTCCCAATGCCTCGGGAAGTTCTGGCTTGTGCATTAAGAGCAAGAGGCACCCAGATTTGCGTTGACTTGATATCAGAATCTCCATACGGAAGATCCGACTTAAACGGATACTCAAACTCCGGCGGCATCACTCCAACGATCTGATAATTCGCTCCGTCAAGCTGAATGGAGCGGTTTAGCGCATCTGGTCTTGCTCCGAACATTGAGACCCAAAGCGAATGGCTGATTACGGCAACCTTGGTATTTGCCTGCAGATTGTCTTCTCCGGCAAAGGTGCGGCCAAGTTCGGGCATCGATTGCAGGGTCGAGAAAAAGTCCGCATCCACCCGTGCGCCACCGATACGCTGCGTTGTGCCCTGCTGCGCCACGCTGAATTGAGCTTGTTCGAAGTTGCTCATATCCACGTACGACTTGGCTTCGCGCTTAAGATCGTAGAAGTCACCGTAGCTGGGGCAAATGACCTCCGCAGGAATCTTGAGGCTCGGATTCGGCGAAAACAGATAAACCAGGTGCTCAGGGTCTCCGTACGGTAGCGATCGAATCAGCACCGCGTTCACCAAACTGAAGATGGCCGTGCACGCGCCGACGCCGAGGGCAAGCGTAAGGACCGCGGGTATGGTGAAGCCGGGACTCTTCCTCAAGGTGCGCAGGCCATAGCGCAGGTCCTGCATCGTCTGTTCGATCCATAACAGAGAGCGCTCGTCGCGATGTGCCTGTTTTGCCTGCTCCACGCCGCCGTAAGCACGTCGCGAGGCCAGCCGTGCTTCTTCTGGCGACATGCCACGACGTTCGAAGTCGTCGGTGAGGAGGGTGAGGTGCGATGCGACTTCACGCGCAAGGTCCTCTTCGGCGCTCTTGTTGTCGAGGAGACTACGGAGCCGCGCGATGACTCTTCTCCATCCCGCCATAGTTACTGTTCCTCCGCGAGCAGCTTTTCAACCACGCCGGCCATCTGGCGCCAGCGTTCGGTTTCCTCATCGAGCGCCTTTAACCCCGCCTTGGTGAGGGTGTAATACTTCGCTTCGCGGCCGTTTTCCGTCCTGCCCCAGGAACCCTGGGTCCAGCCGTGTTGCTCAATCCGGATGAGAGCCGGATAGATGGTGCCCTGGTTCAGATTTAGGGCGTCGTCCGAGACCTGCTGGAGCCTGCTGGCGATGCCATAGGCATGCTGTGGACCCATTGTGGCAAGAGTGCGGAGGATCATGAGGTCGAGAGTGCCTTGCAAGATCTGGATGGGCATTTTCTTCACTTGGCATTCAAGTGAACATGTTAGGCACTTGGATGTCAAGTGGAAACCGCTGGACTAGTCCGTGCCAGCACCTTCAGCATCCTGCTAATATGTTTGACCATGGCGACCGTCACCCAGTTTTGGGAGCCCCACAACGACTCGGATGGACTTTATCAGGCAGACTCAACAGCCGAATGGACATGGCAGCTTGGAGACAACCAATACTTCTGGAGCTACGCCATCAGGCCGTACCAAGCTGACATGAAGGTTGAGATCACTCGTCAGTGGACAACTTCAGATAACAATCTGACCCAAGTTCAGCATTTCCTTGTGACCGTCTCCGGCTTCGCCAGATCTGAGGACGATAACGGCGGCTTGCTGCAGTTCACCGCCATAAAGGTTCAAGAGCCATGAAGCTTATCGCATTGCACGACAGAAACGGGAAGATTTTTGCGGCAGCGAAGTATTCCGCCGCTAATGCCGGTCCCATACCCATTGCTGGAGAAGGAACAGAAGTTACGGAGATTAACCTCAAGCCCGAACACGCCCAGCTAAAGCTCTATCATCTATGCCAGCGATTCCGCGTACATGCTGAGAGTCATCAGCTGGTTGAGCACGGCACTGGCCAGACCTAATTTATTCCCGCTTGGAACTCGACCCGGCCTCATTCTCTCGTTAGGGTTCTGTCGCAATCGAACGGTTTGCTATTCTTTGCACTGACGTGAGGCGTTGGCGAACGACGAGAAAGCCCTCTTTCGGGATTGGGAGATGGTGAAGCAGCCGATCGTTCTCCGCCTGCAACCTGTCAATTTTCGCTTGCAAGTCTGTTTCTGACATTCTGTTCTCCTATCTGACAACTTTGAAGTGTGCGGCGAAGGGGATCATCCGAAACATGCTGATTCCCGAAATTCTCCACAGCTCATTTGCGAGCCTTCGGAAACAGAACTTTGGATAGTCGATCGCGCCCGGTGTGCGGAGCCGTCCTAGATTGTTGGCGAATGATTCCGCTATCCGGCGAAACATCAA includes these proteins:
- a CDS encoding choice-of-anchor D domain-containing protein, with the protein product MKQSLWFLAVSVFRKLRPALLGGLTLSASLQGFAGTVSAGAQTALQFGSIAFGQTAVLPLTITNVGVTGNVTIGTSVNGPSYKVLKTNANTCLAGITAGQSCVLPVEFTPATLGIHDDILTLTPSHGAAPSTVKLRGIATGVGDEENVPLQFGTIPYGTKTILPVTITNVGHSYTVLKTSINGPSYKVVSDPESTCFSGVSAPYSCILQIEFDPAAVGEHDDILTLIPDKGPRSTISLHGAAGPAVTYSNPVKGDIYVFDGNELVEIFDEYGVYKGQFTHDDFTDHRLGNIAVDATGVYTKANGPACQIDRFDGKGNYIGQIGLCPAADFGQLGYGYLYLLSGAVSTDSRGNVWATNPVLGVQEFNASGTFLNVICTTFNASEEISNCPVVGIENVPEYITIDSNDNVYLLGESSVTKYDNTGKYLSGFFLRAGSGNGEFNDIPRGFAVDSGGDLYILDYDGNRIQVLDADGNYQRQIKFGVINGQLLRSSFGFTLDDRDNIYVTDAINGKVDIFTGQGVYLCQFKPPVPPGDTSFFLAAIAIAK
- a CDS encoding single-stranded DNA-binding protein — translated: MISDLNRVVLMGYLGADAAKDKNPDAPITFSIATTARWIDKAGQRQSRTEWHNIVVFNKLSRFAAKLKKGDRVYLEGELRTSKWEKTIGGETLRLIRYEVYASQIDRVAKAEDPEDDATSQEVTPTYA
- a CDS encoding ABC transporter permease codes for the protein MAGWRRVIARLRSLLDNKSAEEDLAREVASHLTLLTDDFERRGMSPEEARLASRRAYGGVEQAKQAHRDERSLLWIEQTMQDLRYGLRTLRKSPGFTIPAVLTLALGVGACTAIFSLVNAVLIRSLPYGDPEHLVYLFSPNPSLKIPAEVICPSYGDFYDLKREAKSYVDMSNFEQAQFSVAQQGTTQRIGGARVDADFFSTLQSMPELGRTFAGEDNLQANTKVAVISHSLWVSMFGARPDALNRSIQLDGANYQIVGVMPPEFEYPFKSDLPYGDSDIKSTQIWVPLALNAQARTSRGIGNNVSFARLRSGVSIHQAQAEMAGIMARLDKEYEADPRDADAGLTREWGALVESFTGISIGPVRPLMRLLLAAVGLVLLIACGNVANLLLARAAERGRELGVRAALGAGRGRMVRQLLTESMLVGVGGCAVGIVLAVLFLRLLPKLDPGNIPRLNEASLDTRVFLVAIGGSLLTSLVAGLMPAIGTSRMELTEFLKSHAVRASSAGHSRLQSALIVAQTAMVVVLLAGAGLLIRSYINVESVDTGFTRSAVTFHVSLDQRYSKPEQHVAFYKDLMAKLEALPGVQAAGSVNYLPLTNSESLDFIYVDGFDNKDHQQTEGRDVTPHYFAAMNIPLVAGRYFTDADASATANRPVIINQKFAETFFPNRNPIGGRITGDPKRARWWTVVGVVTDVRHTSLEEEPQRQMYHASYDAGDASVAVRSTLPPATVANEIRVTLRSIDPKIAATNVLTMGDMVSIATARRRFQTSLLTVFAGIALIMALVGLSGLMRFSVNRRTREVGIRMALGAARRDVMLLILRNASVMVVLGVGLGLACTWIATRLLKSFLFGVGQHDPFTVVTVSVLLVVCGLIAAFVPARRAASIDPMQALRTE
- a CDS encoding Crp/Fnr family transcriptional regulator; the protein is MKNLGQTAFDPETYLATAGLGRKIVRLMEGQVFFSQGSRCDSIFYLQMGRAKLTVVSSAGKEATITVFTGGDFIGDACIAAVAGPHLATATAVTACIALEVEREEMIRVLHEQSAFSDLFIAALLIRSMRTQADLIDQLFNSSEKRLARVLLLMAEFGKPGEVVDEKTLIPPITQQALAEMVGTTRSRVSLFMNRFRKLGYIEYKERIYVHKALLNVILHDQISGANFQNASLLDKGRDESEAARHRAKSLRAIQHP
- a CDS encoding PadR family transcriptional regulator, encoding MPIQILQGTLDLMILRTLATMGPQHAYGIASRLQQVSDDALNLNQGTIYPALIRIEQHGWTQGSWGRTENGREAKYYTLTKAGLKALDEETERWRQMAGVVEKLLAEEQ
- a CDS encoding Ig-like domain-containing protein, producing the protein MMAQLAANMSKSLSNSLTLGEPVTFVATFTAAPVQLRRGSVTFKNGAASVGTAPLVKRVATFSLSGLSLYGHSITA